In Capsicum annuum cultivar UCD-10X-F1 unplaced genomic scaffold, UCD10Xv1.1 ctg30192, whole genome shotgun sequence, the following are encoded in one genomic region:
- the LOC124891085 gene encoding uncharacterized protein LOC124891085, whose translation MDFEMAEIKSSELSLQRFKAKCALTYPTRYFSTLEDEADLVGNSLDHQSTDSYLSSSPKSSSKDKVLAESVDSVDDEPLFPEPDRDLSDCETSLSTRRSCRELIHNVSGVL comes from the exons ATGGATTTTGAGATGGCCGAAATAAAGAGTTCAGAACTAAGTTTGCAAAGGTTTAAAGCTAAATGTGCTCTCACTTATCCTACTAGATATTTTTCTACTTTGGAAGATGAAGCAGATTTAGTTGGGAATTCACTTGATCACCAATCAACTGACAGCTACCTCTCCAGCAGTCCCAAGAGTAGCTCAA AGGACAAAGTGCTTGCTGAATCAGTGGACTCTGTTGATGATGAACCACTCTTTCCAGAACCTGATAGAGATCTTTCGGATTGTGAGACCTCATTATCGACCAGGAGGAGTTGTAGAGAACTGATTCATAACGTTTCTGGAGTGCTCA